One window of the Gordonia westfalica genome contains the following:
- a CDS encoding iron-sulfur cluster assembly protein has product MTAVAPHPGYATGAATDLEHDVLTALGTVLDPELDQPITELKFVRSIMIDQTGVTVHLRLPTSFCSPNFAYLMGSDALDALEDINGIGQVRVLLDDHHDSDKINGGLDARAGYIGTFGVEALDSLDELRLTFRRKAHTAAMERCVAAEIAAGRITVAEVDRLALRDLPRGHHKAALLRRRMELGLSICPNSLVVVDEEGHVLPAEQVPMRLRFARSVRISMEGNSHFCRGLLATRYADDGECDGASGPVITNLRETPRAHPRSEQE; this is encoded by the coding sequence ATGACCGCCGTCGCACCCCACCCCGGATACGCCACCGGGGCGGCAACCGACCTCGAGCACGACGTCCTCACCGCACTCGGCACCGTCCTCGATCCCGAACTCGACCAGCCGATCACCGAGCTGAAGTTCGTGCGGTCGATCATGATCGACCAGACGGGCGTGACGGTGCACCTCCGGCTCCCGACGTCGTTCTGCTCGCCCAACTTCGCCTACCTGATGGGGTCGGATGCCCTCGACGCGCTCGAGGACATCAACGGCATCGGCCAGGTCCGGGTGCTGCTCGACGATCACCACGACAGCGACAAGATCAACGGCGGCCTCGACGCCCGGGCCGGGTACATCGGCACCTTCGGCGTCGAAGCCCTCGACAGCCTCGACGAACTGCGCCTGACGTTCCGGCGCAAGGCGCACACGGCTGCGATGGAACGCTGCGTGGCCGCCGAGATCGCCGCGGGTCGGATCACGGTGGCCGAGGTGGATCGCCTGGCGCTGCGCGATCTGCCACGCGGACATCACAAGGCAGCGCTCCTCCGGCGGCGAATGGAGTTGGGCCTCAGCATCTGTCCCAACAGTCTCGTCGTCGTCGACGAGGAGGGGCATGTGCTGCCGGCCGAGCAGGTCCCGATGCGGCTGAGATTCGCCCGCTCCGTGCGTATCTCGATGGAGGGCAACAGCCACTTCTGTCGGGGTCTGCTCGCCACCCGCTACGCCGACGACGGCGAATGCGACGGGGCCAGCGGCCCGGTCATCACCAACCTCCGCGAAACCCCTCGCGCACACCCCCGAAGCGAACAGGAGTAA
- a CDS encoding amidohydrolase family protein: MYEKNGDKYFIVDAHVHLWDGRESNQRNIHGKQFIDCFYDYHRNLSPEEEVWDYDTYTYYGPDRLMRDLFEQGPADHAIFQATILKDFYVNGFAQVDDSLKLCEDNPKLLTYNHAYDPRHGESGLEQLRKDADNMNLKGVKLYTAEWFGDSRGYKLDDAWSRRYLEECIKLGIKNIHVHKGPTIRPLDRDAFDVADVDTVATDYTDLNFIIEHVGLPRLEDFCWIATQESNVFGGLAVAIPFIHTRPRYFAQIIGELLYWIGEDKILFASDYALWTPQWLVERFVDFQIPEDMTEYAPITVEQKKKILGLNAAALYPHIEVPEELKLPTSAADPEAEVAAGAKDAVTA; the protein is encoded by the coding sequence ATGTACGAGAAGAATGGCGACAAGTACTTCATCGTCGACGCGCACGTCCACCTCTGGGACGGCCGTGAATCCAACCAGCGCAACATCCACGGCAAGCAGTTCATCGATTGTTTCTACGACTATCACCGCAATCTCAGCCCGGAAGAAGAGGTCTGGGACTACGACACGTACACCTACTACGGCCCCGACCGGCTCATGCGCGACCTGTTCGAGCAGGGACCGGCCGACCACGCGATCTTCCAGGCGACGATCCTGAAGGACTTCTATGTCAACGGCTTCGCCCAGGTCGACGACTCGCTGAAGCTGTGCGAGGACAACCCGAAGCTGCTCACCTACAACCACGCCTACGATCCGCGTCACGGCGAATCCGGCCTGGAGCAGCTCCGCAAGGACGCCGACAACATGAACCTCAAGGGCGTGAAGCTCTACACCGCCGAATGGTTCGGCGACTCACGGGGATACAAGCTCGACGATGCCTGGTCCCGCCGCTATCTCGAGGAGTGCATCAAGCTCGGCATCAAGAACATCCATGTCCACAAGGGGCCCACCATCCGGCCCCTCGACCGGGATGCCTTCGACGTGGCCGACGTCGACACGGTGGCCACCGACTACACCGACCTGAACTTCATCATCGAGCACGTCGGCCTGCCGCGGCTCGAGGATTTCTGCTGGATCGCCACGCAGGAGTCCAACGTGTTCGGCGGTCTGGCCGTGGCCATCCCGTTCATCCACACGCGACCCCGCTACTTCGCGCAGATCATCGGCGAACTCCTCTACTGGATCGGCGAGGACAAGATCCTCTTCGCCAGCGACTACGCGCTGTGGACGCCGCAGTGGCTCGTGGAGCGCTTCGTCGACTTCCAGATCCCGGAGGACATGACCGAATACGCCCCGATCACCGTCGAACAGAAGAAGAAGATCCTCGGCCTCAACGCGGCCGCCCTGTACCCGCACATCGAGGTGCCCGAGGAACTGAAGCTCCCGACCAGCGCGGCCGACCCGGAAGCCGAGGTGGCCGCCGGCGCGAAGGATGCGGTGACGGCATGA
- the mimD gene encoding propane 2-monooxygenase effector subunit MimD, producing MQFGAQTEFSNMCGVTLMNTPVGRVVADVMGAKEGVELTEYPSMIRVDGVNRLEFDYDELTDALGQEFDGSVFEEISSTHYGRMVHLDDRTYLFASPEDAAEFIGFDLTAES from the coding sequence ATGCAATTCGGCGCACAGACCGAGTTCTCCAACATGTGCGGCGTCACCCTGATGAACACCCCCGTCGGCCGCGTGGTCGCCGACGTCATGGGCGCCAAGGAGGGCGTCGAACTCACCGAGTACCCGTCGATGATCCGCGTCGACGGCGTCAACCGGCTCGAGTTCGACTACGACGAACTCACCGACGCCCTGGGCCAGGAGTTCGACGGCTCGGTCTTCGAGGAGATCAGCTCCACCCACTACGGGCGGATGGTGCATCTCGACGACCGGACCTACCTGTTCGCGAGCCCCGAGGACGCCGCCGAGTTCATCGGGTTCGATCTCACCGCCGAGAGCTGA
- a CDS encoding aromatic/alkene monooxygenase hydroxylase subunit beta, with product MSAPTAPKSPQRERSFPSIEFTDAEAGAKEFPSSKSRKYNYYQPAKKRATVYEDVTVDVQPDPERYLTQGWIYGFGSGPGGYPQEWTAAKSGNWHAFLDPNEEWEQTIFRNNSAVVHQVDLCLQNAKRARVYDGWNPSWLKFIERNLGAWMHAESGMGLHVFTSIQRSAPTNMINNAVAVSAAHKLRFAQDLALFNLDLAEAEEAFDGSAHKEVWQSAPEWQPTREAVERLTAIGDWAKLLFCTNIVFEQLVGSLFRTELIMQVAARNGDYITPTIVGTGEYDYDRDLNYTRALFLMLSRDEQYGAQNRALFGEWLSEWVPRCLDAARGLQPIWSQPADKSVTFATSLEAATEKFRDVLQAIEVDIPEELNQ from the coding sequence ATGTCCGCACCCACCGCGCCGAAATCACCACAGCGCGAACGCAGTTTCCCGAGCATCGAATTCACCGACGCCGAGGCCGGCGCCAAGGAATTCCCGAGCAGCAAGAGCCGCAAGTACAACTACTATCAGCCGGCCAAAAAGCGGGCGACGGTCTACGAGGACGTCACCGTCGACGTGCAGCCCGACCCGGAACGTTACCTGACCCAGGGCTGGATCTACGGCTTCGGCAGCGGTCCCGGCGGTTATCCGCAGGAGTGGACGGCGGCGAAGTCCGGCAACTGGCACGCCTTCCTCGATCCCAACGAGGAGTGGGAACAGACCATCTTCCGCAACAACTCGGCGGTGGTCCACCAGGTCGATCTGTGTCTGCAGAATGCCAAGCGGGCCCGCGTGTACGACGGCTGGAATCCCTCGTGGCTCAAATTCATCGAGCGCAACCTCGGCGCCTGGATGCATGCCGAGAGCGGCATGGGCCTGCACGTGTTCACCTCGATCCAGCGGTCGGCTCCGACCAACATGATCAACAACGCGGTCGCGGTCAGTGCCGCGCACAAGCTGCGGTTCGCCCAGGACCTCGCGTTGTTCAACCTCGATCTCGCCGAGGCAGAGGAAGCCTTCGACGGATCGGCGCACAAGGAGGTCTGGCAGTCGGCGCCGGAATGGCAGCCGACCCGCGAGGCCGTCGAGCGGTTGACCGCGATCGGCGACTGGGCGAAGTTGCTGTTCTGCACCAACATCGTCTTCGAGCAGCTCGTCGGGTCGCTGTTCCGGACCGAGCTGATCATGCAGGTCGCGGCGCGCAACGGCGATTACATCACCCCGACGATCGTCGGCACCGGTGAGTACGACTACGACCGCGACCTGAACTACACCCGGGCCCTGTTCCTGATGCTCTCCCGCGACGAACAGTACGGCGCACAGAATCGCGCACTGTTCGGCGAGTGGCTCTCGGAGTGGGTGCCGCGCTGCCTCGACGCGGCGCGTGGACTGCAGCCGATCTGGTCGCAGCCGGCGGACAAGTCGGTCACCTTCGCCACGAGTCTCGAGGCGGCGACCGAGAAGTTCCGCGACGTCCTCCAAGCCATCGAAGTCGACATCCCCGAGGAGCTGAACCAGTGA
- a CDS encoding 2Fe-2S iron-sulfur cluster-binding protein has product MADTHRINFAPVDIEMEVTEDESILDAAFRQGIHLMHGCREGRCSACKSYMLDGDVQMDDYSTFACNEAEEAEGYVLLCRSYAYSDCEIELLNFDEDQLLGGAPIQDVRTRISAIEPVTKDIVSLRLDVVEPETFEFKPGQYVDLSVPGTDEKRSFSIATTQATPDKLEFLIKKYPNGLFAGLLEEGLSPGDEIMINGPYGSCTLRNGHVLPVVCIGGGAGMAPLLSLLRHISETGLNRPVRFYYGARTAADLFYLEEIAALGEKIADFRFVACLSESADGAPDGVEVAEGNVTDIVNSREFDLARTEVYFCGPPPMVDAALALADQHSVPRDQTFYDKFTSPAFD; this is encoded by the coding sequence GTGGCCGACACACATCGCATCAACTTCGCCCCCGTCGACATCGAGATGGAGGTCACCGAGGACGAGTCGATCCTCGACGCCGCGTTCCGGCAGGGCATCCACCTCATGCACGGGTGTCGCGAGGGCCGGTGTTCGGCCTGCAAGTCGTACATGCTCGACGGGGACGTCCAGATGGACGACTACTCCACCTTCGCCTGCAACGAGGCGGAGGAGGCCGAGGGCTATGTGCTGCTGTGCCGGTCCTACGCCTACAGCGACTGCGAGATCGAACTCCTCAACTTCGACGAGGACCAATTGCTCGGCGGCGCACCGATTCAGGATGTCCGCACCAGGATCAGCGCGATCGAGCCGGTGACCAAGGACATCGTGTCACTGCGTCTCGACGTGGTCGAGCCGGAGACCTTCGAGTTCAAACCCGGTCAGTACGTGGACCTCTCGGTCCCCGGTACCGACGAGAAGCGTTCCTTCTCCATCGCGACCACCCAGGCCACTCCGGACAAGCTGGAGTTCCTGATCAAGAAGTATCCGAACGGCCTCTTCGCCGGCCTCCTGGAGGAGGGCCTCTCCCCCGGCGACGAGATCATGATCAACGGGCCGTACGGGTCGTGCACCCTGCGCAACGGCCATGTGCTGCCGGTCGTCTGCATCGGCGGCGGGGCCGGTATGGCCCCGCTCCTCTCTCTGCTGCGCCACATCAGCGAGACCGGTCTGAACAGGCCGGTGCGCTTCTACTACGGCGCCCGGACCGCGGCGGATCTGTTCTACCTCGAAGAGATCGCCGCACTCGGCGAGAAGATCGCCGACTTCAGATTCGTCGCCTGCCTGTCGGAGTCGGCCGACGGCGCCCCGGACGGCGTCGAGGTCGCCGAGGGAAACGTCACCGACATCGTCAACTCTCGCGAATTCGACCTCGCCCGAACGGAGGTGTATTTCTGCGGCCCCCCGCCCATGGTCGATGCGGCTCTCGCTCTCGCCGACCAGCATTCGGTCCCCCGGGACCAGACCTTCTACGACAAGTTCACCAGCCCGGCTTTCGACTAG
- a CDS encoding aromatic/alkene/methane monooxygenase hydroxylase/oxygenase subunit alpha, producing MSRQSLTKAHAKITELSWEPTFATPATRFGTDYTFEKAPKKDPLKQIMRSYFPMEEEKDNRVYGAMDGAIRGNMFRQVQERWLEWQKLFLSIIPFPEISAARAMPMAIDAVPNPEIHNGLAVQMIDEVRHSTIQMNLKKLYMNNYIDPAGFDITEKAFANNYAGTIGRQFGEGFITGDAITAANIYLTVVAETAFTNTLFVAMPDEAAANGDYLLPTVFHSVQSDESRHISNGYSILLMALADERNRPLLERDLRYAWWNNHCVVDAAIGTFIEYGTKDRRKDRESYAEMWRRWIYDDYYRSYLLPLEKYGLTIPHDLVEEAWNRITNKHYVHEVARFFATGWPVNYWRIDAMTDKDFEWFEEKYPGWYNKFGKWWENYNRLAYPGRNKPIAFEDVDYEYPHRCWTCMVPCLVREDMVVDKVDDQWRTYCSETCHWTDAVAFRDHYDGRETPNMGRLTGFREWETLHHGKDLADIIKDLGYVRDDGKTLIPQPHLNLDPKKMWTLDDVRGNVFNSPNVLLNEMSDEERDAHIAAYRANPNGAVPA from the coding sequence TTGAGCAGGCAGAGCTTGACGAAAGCCCATGCGAAGATCACCGAGTTGTCCTGGGAGCCCACCTTCGCCACCCCGGCCACTCGATTCGGAACCGACTACACCTTCGAGAAAGCCCCCAAGAAGGACCCGCTGAAGCAGATCATGCGGTCGTACTTCCCGATGGAGGAGGAGAAGGACAACCGCGTGTACGGCGCCATGGACGGCGCCATCCGCGGCAACATGTTCCGCCAGGTCCAGGAACGCTGGCTGGAATGGCAGAAGCTGTTCCTGTCGATCATCCCGTTCCCCGAGATCTCGGCGGCCCGCGCGATGCCGATGGCCATCGACGCGGTGCCCAACCCCGAGATCCACAACGGGCTGGCGGTACAGATGATCGACGAGGTTCGTCATTCGACGATCCAGATGAACCTCAAGAAGCTGTACATGAACAACTACATCGATCCGGCCGGCTTCGACATCACCGAGAAGGCCTTCGCCAACAACTACGCCGGCACCATCGGCCGCCAGTTCGGTGAGGGGTTCATCACCGGTGACGCCATCACCGCGGCCAACATCTACCTCACCGTGGTCGCCGAGACCGCCTTCACCAACACCCTGTTCGTCGCCATGCCCGACGAAGCGGCCGCCAACGGCGACTACCTGCTCCCCACCGTCTTCCACTCTGTGCAGTCCGACGAGTCGCGCCACATCTCCAACGGCTACTCCATCCTGCTGATGGCCCTCGCCGACGAGCGCAATCGTCCTCTGCTGGAACGAGATCTGCGGTACGCCTGGTGGAACAACCACTGCGTCGTCGATGCGGCGATCGGCACCTTCATCGAGTACGGCACCAAGGACCGGCGCAAGGACCGGGAGAGCTACGCGGAGATGTGGCGCCGGTGGATCTACGACGACTACTACCGCAGTTACCTTCTGCCGCTGGAGAAGTACGGGCTCACCATCCCGCACGACCTGGTCGAGGAAGCCTGGAACCGGATCACCAACAAGCACTACGTCCACGAGGTCGCGCGGTTCTTCGCCACCGGCTGGCCGGTCAACTACTGGCGCATCGATGCCATGACCGACAAGGACTTCGAGTGGTTCGAGGAGAAGTACCCCGGCTGGTACAACAAGTTCGGCAAGTGGTGGGAGAACTACAACCGGCTCGCCTACCCGGGACGCAACAAGCCGATCGCCTTCGAGGACGTCGACTACGAGTACCCGCACCGCTGCTGGACCTGTATGGTGCCGTGCCTCGTCCGTGAGGACATGGTCGTGGACAAGGTCGACGATCAGTGGCGCACCTACTGCTCGGAGACCTGTCACTGGACCGACGCGGTCGCCTTCCGCGATCACTACGACGGCCGGGAGACCCCGAACATGGGACGGCTCACCGGGTTCCGCGAATGGGAGACCCTGCATCACGGCAAGGATCTCGCCGACATCATCAAGGATCTGGGCTACGTCCGCGACGACGGCAAGACCCTCATCCCGCAGCCGCACCTCAACCTGGACCCGAAGAAGATGTGGACGCTCGACGATGTCCGCGGCAACGTCTTCAACAGTCCCAACGTGCTGCTCAACGAGATGTCCGACGAGGAGCGGGATGCGCACATCGCGGCGTATCGCGCCAATCCCAATGGGGCCGTGCCGGCCTGA
- a CDS encoding LuxR C-terminal-related transcriptional regulator: protein MISSLTTERVRRDIDVVAHAGLGLDDFFAETVESLRRAVPLDAACIGTFDPNTVMLTSARKYGDLLGQDHKDPEWGLLEYGRVEPSSYRELVARRCDAVGLNLLTRGRAQHSERMTQLMIPEYCFHDEARLVLRDGDRVWAGIAMFRSGAGCRPFTEDEIEFLGSLSQTLAHGVRIGLLSTVVAEKRPSINCGPAVLIIDRNNDIVQMSAGSQERIDDLAAGPNSAAAANPIYGLIGAARRYGAGETQVPPRLRVRGRSGMWLVINASPLSSADGRPGEVVITIEEARPPEIIPLVVEAFGLTVRERDVTQMVLQNVATKDIAAALHVSAYTVQDHLKSIFDKAGVRSRRELIARVYFDQYAQRLNEPLTPSGTYSPAG, encoded by the coding sequence ATGATCTCGAGCCTGACGACCGAGCGCGTGCGCCGCGACATCGACGTCGTGGCGCACGCGGGTCTCGGTCTCGACGACTTCTTCGCCGAGACAGTGGAGTCGCTGCGGCGTGCGGTACCCCTCGACGCCGCCTGTATCGGCACCTTCGATCCCAACACGGTGATGCTGACCTCCGCCCGCAAGTACGGAGATCTGCTCGGCCAGGATCACAAGGACCCCGAATGGGGCCTCCTCGAGTACGGCCGGGTCGAACCGTCCAGCTACCGGGAGCTGGTGGCGCGCAGATGCGACGCCGTCGGACTCAACCTGCTGACCCGCGGACGAGCACAGCACTCGGAACGCATGACACAGTTGATGATTCCGGAGTACTGCTTCCACGATGAGGCGCGACTCGTGCTCCGCGACGGCGACCGGGTGTGGGCCGGGATCGCGATGTTCCGCAGCGGAGCGGGATGCCGCCCGTTCACCGAGGACGAGATCGAGTTCCTCGGTTCGCTGTCCCAGACGCTGGCCCACGGGGTGCGCATCGGACTGCTCAGCACTGTCGTCGCCGAGAAGCGCCCCTCCATCAACTGCGGACCGGCCGTCCTGATCATCGACCGCAACAACGACATCGTGCAGATGAGCGCCGGCAGCCAGGAACGCATCGACGACCTCGCGGCCGGACCGAACAGCGCGGCGGCGGCGAACCCCATCTACGGCCTCATCGGCGCCGCCCGACGCTACGGCGCCGGCGAGACACAGGTGCCCCCGCGTCTGCGGGTGCGCGGCAGGTCCGGAATGTGGCTGGTCATCAACGCATCTCCGCTCTCGTCCGCCGACGGCCGCCCGGGCGAGGTGGTCATCACGATCGAGGAGGCGCGTCCACCGGAGATCATCCCCTTGGTCGTCGAGGCCTTCGGGCTCACCGTCCGCGAGCGTGACGTGACCCAGATGGTGTTGCAGAACGTCGCGACCAAGGACATCGCCGCCGCCCTGCACGTGTCGGCATACACGGTGCAGGATCACCTGAAGTCGATCTTCGACAAGGCCGGCGTCCGCAGCCGCCGGGAGCTCATCGCCCGGGTGTACTTCGACCAGTACGCGCAGCGTCTCAACGAGCCGCTGACACCGTCCGGGACCTACTCACCGGCCGGATAA
- a CDS encoding FAD-binding oxidoreductase, whose amino-acid sequence MSITSEPIDFTDFDTLTTTVAGPVLTPADDGYTAELTGFNLVAAPAAQVVVGATCAEDVAAAVRYARSNGLRVGARATGHGAPIEGRGTVVVTTSRMTGIAVDPVAKTARVGAGVRWRDLAAVTAPHGLTGIVGSSSSVGVVGYHLGGGLSPLGRRFGWAADHVRSIELVTADGIIRTVDPSAGSDLYWAILGGRDGFGIVTAIEFDLFELPTVYGGGIFFAGSAAADVLHAWREWAPTLPEEAGTSVAILRLPPDPNLPAPLQGRLAVHVRYTHTGDPATAAALLAPMRSAGPVLLENIDVLPTAALDAVHMDPPGPMPSAERGALLGEFPASAVDALLEVAGPQVTSPLAIVEVRLMGGALSQPQRVPNAVAGRHGAYNLIAIGVPAGPLGDQVGAHLAAVTRSVAPWSTGALLNFCGLDAAGRAELWTPEQRMRLDTIRRRHDPSGVLRADDPKFVG is encoded by the coding sequence GTGTCCATCACCTCCGAACCCATCGACTTCACCGACTTCGACACCCTCACGACGACGGTCGCCGGCCCCGTCCTGACCCCGGCCGACGACGGTTACACCGCCGAGCTCACCGGCTTCAATCTGGTGGCCGCGCCGGCCGCACAGGTCGTCGTCGGTGCGACCTGTGCCGAAGACGTCGCCGCCGCAGTGCGATACGCACGTTCCAACGGACTGCGCGTCGGCGCCCGGGCCACCGGGCACGGAGCACCGATCGAAGGGCGCGGCACGGTCGTGGTGACCACCTCGCGCATGACCGGCATCGCCGTCGACCCGGTCGCCAAGACCGCCCGCGTCGGTGCCGGCGTCCGCTGGCGCGACCTCGCCGCGGTGACCGCGCCGCACGGTCTGACCGGCATCGTCGGGTCCTCGTCGTCGGTGGGTGTGGTCGGCTATCATCTCGGCGGCGGACTCAGCCCGCTCGGACGCCGATTCGGTTGGGCCGCAGACCATGTCAGGTCGATCGAACTGGTGACGGCGGACGGGATCATCCGCACGGTCGACCCCTCCGCCGGTTCGGACCTGTACTGGGCGATTCTCGGCGGACGCGACGGCTTCGGCATCGTCACCGCCATCGAGTTCGACCTCTTCGAACTCCCCACCGTCTACGGCGGCGGTATCTTCTTCGCCGGCTCGGCCGCGGCCGACGTCCTCCACGCATGGCGCGAATGGGCGCCGACCCTGCCGGAGGAGGCGGGCACCTCGGTCGCGATCCTGCGTCTTCCTCCGGACCCCAACCTGCCCGCCCCGCTGCAGGGCCGGCTCGCCGTGCACGTCCGCTACACCCACACCGGCGACCCGGCAACCGCCGCAGCACTTCTCGCCCCGATGCGTTCGGCAGGCCCGGTCCTGCTCGAGAACATCGACGTGCTGCCGACCGCCGCGCTCGACGCCGTGCACATGGACCCGCCCGGCCCGATGCCGAGTGCCGAGCGCGGCGCTCTCCTCGGCGAGTTCCCGGCGTCGGCCGTCGACGCCCTCCTCGAGGTGGCCGGACCGCAGGTCACCAGCCCCCTGGCCATCGTGGAGGTCCGTCTGATGGGTGGCGCGCTCTCCCAGCCGCAGCGCGTACCCAACGCCGTCGCCGGCCGCCACGGCGCCTACAACCTCATCGCGATCGGCGTGCCCGCAGGCCCTCTCGGTGACCAGGTCGGAGCGCATCTGGCCGCCGTCACCCGCTCGGTTGCACCGTGGTCGACCGGTGCGCTGCTGAACTTCTGCGGACTCGACGCCGCCGGGCGCGCGGAGCTCTGGACTCCCGAGCAGCGGATGCGCCTGGACACGATCCGACGCCGCCATGATCCCTCCGGCGTCCTCCGAGCGGATGATCCCAAGTTTGTGGGATAG